Within Amycolatopsis sp. cg5, the genomic segment GCTGCCGGTCACGCCGACGCAGGTCATGGTCAGGCCGTCGGCGCGGACGTCCAGCCGGAGGAAGTGCTTGAACATCGGCGGCTCGTTGAAGTCGAAGAGCTCGGAGCCGTAGCGGTGGAAGAGGTGCCCGAAGCGGATGCGGGCGAGCGCGCGGGCCTTCAGCCGCTGGGAGTGCCGGAGTTTCGCGTCGCTCTTGCGGCCCGCCTGCGCGTTGATGCCCCGGTGCCGCTCGAAGTACGCGGCCGCCTGACCAGGCTTGACGACGGCGAGGCCGAGGCCGAACAGCAGCTTGCGGTCGATGATCTCCGAGAACCGGGCGAGCGAGTCACGGCGCAGCGGATAGCATTTGAACTCCTCCTCGGTCACGCCGTCGACGTTCACCTCGGGGATCCAGTGGGTGGCGTGCAGGTACGCGCCACCGCCGCCGCTGACCACGTACTGGATCACGCGATCGCCGACCTCGACCGGATAGCGCTGATAGTTGTGGGTGTCGCCGCCGATGGCGAGCACGTAGTTCGCCCGGGGGTGGCGGACGATGTCGTCGACGCCGCCTGGCCGGTACCTGCCATTCACGTAGATCGGCTTGCCGGTGAGCAGTATCTTCGGGCGGTCGTTCTCCAGCGAGACACGCTCCAGCCAGGCGCGCTGCTCGTCGTCGATGAGGCCGCTGATGCCGGTGTCGATGCAGACGAACCGGACCGGGCCCTTGTCGATCACGAAGTACGGCGCGGGCTGCGTGCCCTGCTGCCGCGGTTTCGACCGCAGCCGCTGGGCTTCTTCGAGCTGCTCGGCGGTCACCTTGCCGTTGACCCGCCAGAGTTTCCTGGCGAACCACGCACGCACGCCCTTGCCGAAGTCGAGCTTCTGGCCGTCGTCGGAAAGCCCGCAGAAGACCCGCATGAACCCGCGTAGCCCGTCGTACCAGTCGTGGTTGCCGGGAATGGCGTAAAACGGCCATTCCAGCTCGCGGTACGGGTGATAGAACTTGTCGCGATAATCGCCAAGATCCCCGGTCGGATAAATGACATCGCTGCAGATCACGGCGAAGTCGACGGCCTGCTGAGCCCGCAGCGCCGGCACGACGGCGTACTGCGAATCGTCGCCTTCGCCGGTGTCGCCGACGACCAGCATCGAGAACTCGGTGTCCGTGCCGCGGTCGACGACGAAGTCGCCGCTCCCCGGTTTCGCGAGTTCGACCCAGCGCTTGCGCGCGGCGTCGACCGGGTCGATCCACTTGGCGATGATGTCGTTGCGCGACTGCCACAGCGTCTTCGGCCGCAGCCACGAATTCGGCCGCGCGCCCGCCGGGACGTCGAGCTTCCAGTTACCCGGCGCCTTGCTGTACCAGCCGGCGCCTTCGTCCGAATCCCGTGAAGAGTTCATCACCGCCACCCTTTCACACCCACGTGTGAAGGAGTCGTCGGAACGGCTCGCGTGGTTACCGACGGATATCGAATCGGCACCAACCGGTCACCATGCCGGGTCGAACCGCATGCCCTTGTCGTACCACTCGTCGTCCGTCTCGGGCACCGTGTTCGACGGCCGAGGCGGGTCGTCGGCCGACCGGTCACGGAGGATCGCCTTGTCGACAGGCGCGCGGCGTTCGACGGCCTGCGGCGTCGGCTCGAATTGGAGGCGCCAGCGCAGCCGGTCGGCCAGGTAGCCCGCGTTGCCGAGCGGGCGCATCAGCTCCGCGCTGCGTTCGGCCGACTTCCGTTGCGCGTCAACGTAGGTGCGCACCACGAGATCGGCGATCTCGTCCGGCGACAACCGCCGGATCGCGTCGGAAAGCCGCAAGCTGGTCATGACACCGTCGGTGTTGACCGAGACGGCGACCGCGCCGTCCGGGGACGCCGAGTCCACCGAGAGCGCGGAAAGCGCGGCGACCATGGCCGCGCGATCCGGCTTCGGCGACGGCGCGGGGTCGCGCTGGTCCGTCATCTAGTCCAGCGTCCCCAGTTCCGTCGGCCCACTGTGGGTCCGGCCGTCCGGCGCGATGTCGACGTTCCCGTCACGCACGCGCTTCTCGGTCTCCTTGGACGTCCGATCGGTCTCGAACTTCGACGGGTCGAAGGTGTCGCCGGGGCTGACATCCGGCGGCGGCGGGATCCTCGGCATGTCCTTCATGTCGTTGCCGATGCGGTCGGCGAGGGTGCTCGCCGCGTCGGCCGCGGCGTCGCGGATCTTGCCGACGCTCTTCATGAAGTTCGTGTGCTACTTATCCACCGGTCCGATGACCTGAGAAAACGACGGCTGTCCCCTGGCTGAGCTGCAGTTTGCGACTCGTCACGACCTGTCACACCTGGACGCTTCCCGACGTCCTACGGCCACTCTCCTATCGGTGGCCGTGTTTCGGTGCCGTGTCCATGTGGTTCGTGGTCGGCTTTGATCGCCGGGTTGACCAAGTAGAGCGACGCGCCGATCAGCGCTACCGAGAACCCCATGGCGTCCATCGCGGTCTCGGTGCCGAGGCTGGTGCAGATCAGCACTGCGGTGGCCG encodes:
- a CDS encoding metallophosphoesterase, with the translated sequence MNSSRDSDEGAGWYSKAPGNWKLDVPAGARPNSWLRPKTLWQSRNDIIAKWIDPVDAARKRWVELAKPGSGDFVVDRGTDTEFSMLVVGDTGEGDDSQYAVVPALRAQQAVDFAVICSDVIYPTGDLGDYRDKFYHPYRELEWPFYAIPGNHDWYDGLRGFMRVFCGLSDDGQKLDFGKGVRAWFARKLWRVNGKVTAEQLEEAQRLRSKPRQQGTQPAPYFVIDKGPVRFVCIDTGISGLIDDEQRAWLERVSLENDRPKILLTGKPIYVNGRYRPGGVDDIVRHPRANYVLAIGGDTHNYQRYPVEVGDRVIQYVVSGGGGAYLHATHWIPEVNVDGVTEEEFKCYPLRRDSLARFSEIIDRKLLFGLGLAVVKPGQAAAYFERHRGINAQAGRKSDAKLRHSQRLKARALARIRFGHLFHRYGSELFDFNEPPMFKHFLRLDVRADGLTMTCVGVTGSADTEGTPSMEDKTEVPFPPR
- a CDS encoding YbaB/EbfC family nucleoid-associated protein produces the protein MTDQRDPAPSPKPDRAAMVAALSALSVDSASPDGAVAVSVNTDGVMTSLRLSDAIRRLSPDEIADLVVRTYVDAQRKSAERSAELMRPLGNAGYLADRLRWRLQFEPTPQAVERRAPVDKAILRDRSADDPPRPSNTVPETDDEWYDKGMRFDPAW